Within the Pseudopipra pipra isolate bDixPip1 chromosome 19, bDixPip1.hap1, whole genome shotgun sequence genome, the region AGGAGTGGGGTGCTTGGGGatggcaggagggagggcagagtcGAGTGGgtggtttctttttcctctttttttttttttccctccccttttcctgccaTGTTTGCTTCTTTTGGCAGAAATTCGCGTTTTGCCTTTTTATATTCTGCACTTGATTTGGAGatgttccctttttcccttgATAGATCTGCTTGAGGCAGCCAAGCTCAGCAGTGTAGCACCGCTAGCCTGCAGCagctttcttcattttctgtacaaagagatggagggggggggaagagatCTAGGACACTGTTGAGACAACACTACCTCAAAGGTGCCCAGTGTGTAGCCAGGAAATAAATTACCAGCACTTCTCTGATCTGCAACcgtttgacttcttttttttttttttcccttttttttttttctcctttccctttttttctcccccatcttattttttttaatttccaactCCTTTCTGTTTATACTCACTTTATTCCTTTAGTTAAAGTCTCTCCCTCCCacctcagaggttttttttttttttttttttttttttgatgtttgaCAACAGTCTTTGAAGATTTTCTACTTCAGAGTAGCTACTGATGGGCTGGTTGTACTACAGAGAGAACAAGCGGGGTTCCTCAGAGTGCGACCAACTGCTCCTGCCGAAGGCAAACGCTGGTGGGGAGGATGTCACTCCATGAGGCCACAGCACTAGCTCATAAAAATCCAGAGCAGACCATGCCTAGTTGCGGTCGTCTTTTCATCCAAACATGGAGACACAACAAGCGTAGCGGGGCCGGCGATGCCGCTGCGGCAAAGcgcccgcgccccgcgccgcccgctaAACATGCCTTGTGCCTTCTGTCCCCGCTCCTTGTAGAGGACCCACCGTCTTCCCAAGGAGATGACCCCGGTGGAGCCAGCTGCCTTCGCCGCCGAGCTCATTTCCCGGCTGGAGAAGctgaagcaggagcaggaaaCCATGGACTGTCTggaggagaggctgcagcagatcaaggaggtAGGAGGATTAGCCTTCCcggggctgggcagagctccaCGTGCCACCtggctgggggtgggagggggttGGGAGGAGGGCGTTGGGATCGCGCTGTGGTTCGTGAGCCGGTGGGGGGCACATCCCGGCACATGCCCCGCCGGCTCCTCGTCCCCTTCCATTCATTCCCTGCCATCACTTGTCTGGcaggatgaggagaaggagggctctgagctccctgccagcctgcagAGCAGTCGGGAGATGGTGAACCCCCAGCACCCGCAGCACCCGCTCTCGCTCCTGCCCTCGGGCAGCTACGAGGAGGACCCCCAGGCCATCCTGGACGAGCACCTCTCCCGCGTGCTGAAGACCCCCGGCTGCCAGTCGCCCGGCATGGGCCGGCACAGCCCCCGTGCCCGCTCCCCCGACCGCCTGCCCACGGGCAAGCTGCCGCCCGGCACGGCCTCGCTGGCTGCCTGCGCCGTGGTGGGCAAGGGCTTCATCACCAAGCAGACCACCAAGCACGTCCACCACCACTACATCCACCACCACACCGTGCCCAAGACGAAGGAGCAGATCGAGGCCGAGGCGGCGCAGCGggtgcagtgctgctgcccgGCGGGCGGCGACTACTACTGCTACCCCAAGTGCAAGGGCCACCCCAAAAACACAGACCCCCCTCTCCCTCCGCTGGAGCCCTTCGGGTAAGTCACCGGCATCTCTCCCCCATTGCACCTGCCCCAAACCACGACCCGTCACTGATGGGGGACAGGGGCTAACGGTGGGCTCGTGTCCCTTTTTGCCACCAGCAGGACGGGGACGCTGCTGAAGAGGCCGGGCCGAGGAGTGGAGAGCGTGGCCCCGCCGGCCGGGGACGGGGggctgcctggccctgctggggtgCAGCTCCCCGGGGGTGAAGCAGACCGGGCACAGAACGTCTGGCAGTGGATGCTGGAgagcgagagacaaaataaGCACAAGCCCCATAGGTAAATACGCAGCTGTCTACAGCAATATCGCTCCCggtaaatatttatatattacatGGGCTGTCTATTTTTACAATCGCTAAAAACAAATGAGACTCTTTGCTCCTCCGGTTTAATATAAAAGCTGTTCCGCAGAAccagaaaaaccacaaaaatgtCATGTTTTTGGCAATAAACCTCCTTTCATGTTATGACAGACTTTTGAGAGGGAGCGAGCAGAATAGGAGCTGCTATTAAAGTcatattttccagcttttctaaCCCGacttcttcccctccccaagCACACAAAGCACAAAGAAGGCCTACAGCTCCGACTGCGCCAAGGGGGCCCCCGGCCGCCACCACCCGTGGGGGACCGGCAGCCACCCGCGCGGGGCACAGCCCGCCCACCCCTTCGTGCAGGACCCCGCCATGCCCCCGCTCACCCCGCCCAAcaccctggcccagctggaggaaGCGTGTCGCCGCCTCGCCGAGGTCTCCAAGCCGCAGAAACAACGGTAATGGCCCCGGGAGGGACGGTCCCGGTCCCGTCGTGGGGTCTGGGGAGCAGCGGGGCCGAGGGAAGGTTTGCTGGGTGCTGGTTGGGACGGTGGGCATGGATGGTGTCCTTCCCATCCAGGCTGGGAGTCAGCCATGGGGCCGGGCCGTGGGGGTGTGTGACGGCACGGCTTGGCCGAGCCCGGAGGATGAGCCTCCTTATTCCAACCCCACCCTGCACCGGCACAAATAGTTCAGATCCGAGACTATTACTTCCACTCTTTTGATGGCTGTAATTTGCCCGTTTTTCCTCTGGGACAGGCTCCAGCTACATACCAAGTGGGGAATTGGACTGGTTATCGTTCATTTGGGTATGGAAGGATAAATTAGCCCAcagcatttttaattcttcctttgATTGTTTACAACATGTGAGGCTTGATACAAAGAGCGAACTTAACGACCCACAGGAGACTTCAATTAAGAAGATTGTatttcaacaatttttttttttaaagttgtttttttcccttttttcttttttttttttttcccctcctcttcttccccacttgccctccccttccctccactTCAGATGCTCAACCTCAAATCAGCAGAGGGACCGAAACCACTCCGCTGCCATTCAGGGGGGAGGCACCCCTTTCTGCAATGCAAGTCTAATGACAGAAGAGTGAGTATTGCACGTGCAGAAAAGGATtgggaaataaatatatatccctcataattatattttcatttaatggATTGCGCTttgaaaagagaggaaattctTATATCTGAAATTTCGCCTTTCAAACATTCTTcttaaagaaagaacaaaacattttcaaatctTGTCTCTGGCTCTTTTTAACTTGCATTCCTGTAAAGTGGACAAAGATTGGATTAGTCTAATTACAGGATGGTTCTTTTAACAAGAAATCTGCTACAGAGAGGTCTAAAATGGCCTAAATAattaaagttttctttcttaCCCTCTTCATCTTAAGCAATGAGTAATGTTTGAAGTCCAGACTGAGCCACCTGACTAGagcctttcatttttaattggTTGACCTTAAGTCCACCAGCTGTCTTTGCTagcagctttttttctgaagccaCTCTACAAAGACTTAGAACAAATTAGGAAGACTAAATTACTGCGGACTAACACTTTGTGACCTTTTGACATGCCAAGTGTACATTGCCTCAGAAGCAGTTGTAGATTTGGCTGCATGGTATTCACTAGAGCGTTGCCATTTTGCTGGGTAATGttgttttaattattctttaagAAGGGTTTCTTGGGTGCAAATGGCAAAATCCAGTTAATTTTATCCTCACTGGGAAAAATAAGATTACCTGGGTGCTTCAGGTGAAGCATCTGGCGGTGGGTTTGCTTTGTGAGCTGGTGGTTGCAGGTGGGTTTGTGCACGAGGAGAAAATTTGGCAGATGCTTTGTTTGAAGGCAGATGAAACGAGCCTTTTAAAGCCCAAGGTGTGCAGTCCTGGGGCTCTCCAGGTACAGTGAGCCTGTGGTGAGTCCTGCACCTGCTCTCCTGGcctgtgctcctgctcctggATGCTTCCAGGAGGCATCCAACCAACCTCCATCCCTGGGTTCACCCATCCATAAGATGGTGATGCCATGATTccaaaggggaatggcttcaagctgAAGGAGGGTGGATCCAGGTTAGATATTACAGAGAAACTCTTCcctgggaggatggggaagCCCTGTcatagagaagctgtggctgccccatccctggaagtgtccaaggccaggttggacagggcttggaggaatctgggctagtggaaggtgtccctgcccatggcaggggttgcAATGAGATCAGCTTTAAGATCCAtcccaactcaaaccattctgcgATTcccaccaggagctgctgtgggagccCAGCAAAGGGCTGTGCAAACACATCCCAGCAAGTTCCCAGCCAGTACAGGAATATCTGATTTTTGGGTCACACCCAGGGGTATTTCTGACAGTGTTCTGTGTGACAGGAGCACTGCTGGTTTGAGTGTGGTGAAACAGCCTGTTCTCAAATGGAAAAATAGaggggtttgtgtgtgttttctgtttttcagtcaCAAAGAGCCAAAGAAACTGCCAGTTGTTCACACCTCTCAGTCCAGCGAGTTGGTTGTCACCTATTTTTTTTGCGGAGAAGAAATTCCCTACAGGAGGATGTTAAAGGCCCAGAGCCTGACACTTGGGCACTTTAAAGAACAGCTgagcaaaaagggaaattacAGGTAAGAATCTGtgaattttttcttcagtgcCTTTTACCAAGTCAAAAGAATTAGCAGAGCTCTTGCAGGGCTACCTGCAGTGACATGTTGGCCTCAATTTTCAGGGGCTGTAGATCATCTTACTCTCTTCCCACTCAAAGCAGGAGCAACTTGGAGATGGAAAAGGTGCCCTGAGCCACCGCTCAGCTGCAGGGCcacctcctcccagcctcctcccCAGTTGCCTTAGGatctgtgctccagcccttctCCAAAAAACTGGATGGAGTATCAGGGAAATCTGGGATGGCCTTGTGGCAAAGGCATTGGAGCAGTGGGATTCAATTTCCAGACTGGGGTCAGCATTCATCTTGGTGCTGGTCTCCTTTaactgtttaatttttcattatttttttgcagTGGTGTGGCTGTAGTGGGGTCAGTGACAGGCTGGGATAGTCCAGCTGAGGGACATGGAGCTGAGATGGAGCTCCCTCACTTTTCTCTTtgttagggggaaaaaaaacccctctgccctgcagagaaagCTCCACTAGCAATACCCAGATTCTCCTCAGAAATTCCAACAAACCCTGCTGGTCTGGTTTCCAGGGCACAGCTCCCAGTTAAACCAGTTTGCTGCTTCCTCTGCTCTTACAGTTTTCATGGCAGGAGCTTCACATTGGCTCTTTTTGCTGCCATTTCCCAGTGAATCTACTCTTGGGATCCTCTGTTGGCCACTTCTGTGGGGtgagcaggagagggagggacATTCCAACTATTTTTTTGAATTTGCACTGAAATTGGTGGTGCTTCAGAGAACTGGGTGTCTTGCCCTGTAACTGGCAGCTTCTGATTTAACCTCCAAATGGTCATTTGGGTCTGGTTTGAGGAATTCCCAGCTTGTTGCCCCATCACTGGCCTCTCTAACTTTGGGAAGTCCACCCGTGCAGCTCAGAGGTCGGTGACCCACAGACACTCTCAGGCTGGGGGGGTGCTGGGTTGGGGTCTGTCTATGGCTGTTGCACAGTGAGGCTGAAATACAGCCAATCCTTCCCCAAAAACCATCTTTGCAGCCCACCCAGCTGCCATCAGATGGCACCAACCTGCAAGTCCACCCACCCTGGACACCGTGCAGGAGAGGTGCCTGGGCTTTTGGCACCCTTGTGCCATTTTCCAGCCCCTAAAGCCTCCCactctttctcctcctcatgCCCCATTTGCAGACCGATTTCCCTGAACTCAccactgctctgccagctccagtGGCTGTGAAGTCCCACCCccctcctaaaaaaaaaatcatttttttaatgtttgtttgttttctgtgacaTTTTTTGTGTGATACCCGAGTGCAGGACTAGGCTGCTAAAACCTCTGTGGCCCAAAAGCCCCTCTAGGTGCAATTATTTTTGCCTTGTCAGACTGTAATTActttagaaaatgtttttaagtgACTGACAAGGATGAAACAACGTTTTGCTTAGATCTCACCCCTTTACACCTGGGTAAAGACAATACAGAAATTTACAAAAAAGGGAACTTGGGTACGTGCCCAGTATTTTATCTTGCACAGACACAAGGTGAAACTAATTACACAAATGTGTGTACCTCCAGGGAATCATTTTGATCTAAGCTTTGACTTTTGGCTGGACTTTGAGTGAAACTGCGGGTGACCTTCAGGGGAGAGGTCCGCAGTGCCCGGAGTAGCGTGTGTGTTACGGGGAGGCACTAACTAGGCCGCTTTGGTCACATCTGgcattgatttctttttaaggcaCATTTAATAAGCATGTCTTTGAAGCCGTTGCCTTTCATTTAATGCACAAAGACACGCAGAAAAACGCTCCGCTCTCTCCCAAATTCTTTATTGATTGGATCAGTTTGCGAGGCGGGTACCCCGGGCTCCCGCGATGCCAGAGCCCTGCCGTGGGGCAGCCGCCGGGAAGAGCCGCCCTGGCTTTCCATCCacccccccctcaaaaaaaaaaaaactaaccaaaaaaaaaagaagaaggaattaAGCAGTGATTTAATACCGATGGCgttaacaaaaaacaaacatacacagaaataaaaaaaaaaaaaaaaaagtgggcgGTGTCGGGTAAATCCGAAGATGGCAGCGGTTCAAAACTTGAGCTGTAAGGCCGGGCCTGCTCGCCTCGATTGGTGCCAGATGtcccccaaaaaaataaaataaaattaaaaaaaataaaattaaaaaaaaaaaaaaaaggagcgaAGCTTGCCACATAAAATATGTTTCAATGGAAAGCCCGTTTCTGAGCAAATAAGAGCAGAGTGACTTGTTTGAAGATGTTTGTGGGGGTggatcttctttttttttttttttttattgctttgcctcctccttttcttcttttttcccccctgtttctCTGCGAAATAAGGTTGTAATTATGTAAAAGGCCATAGTGTGTTTTctcaaataaaaattttgtaaACACAGCCAGGGCTTGGGCTTGGGGAGGAAGTTCTTGGGAAAAGTGGCTGTTATctggacaggggagagggaagggcaaGTTCTTTGTAATTCATTCAAactttgcttgggtttttttgggttgaTTTCAAGGCTGCTGTCCTGGGGAATTGTGGCCTTGACCTGTGGCATGGAAGTTGGGAGTTGGGCCATTGACTTCCATGAGTGCAGGATCTGAAGGACTTAAATaatatgggttttttccttgctgaCCCATTAAAGTTGCAACATGTGTCAATTCAGCTTGGAATGActctataaaaataaatcctaacCATACCTGGACTAAATGGAGATGGTTTCATCTCTTTAACTAAAAAGAGGGATCTTTTATCCCCctaccaaaataattttaatgcaCTCTGAAAATAGAGATTTGCAGGCTGATGTGACTAATTTAAACATGTGTAATAGAACAGTCACTAAatgaaaaaatcaaattctaAGACCCTGCTGTGGTTCTTTAAGCTTTAGTAGTAAAAGTGAGCTTCATTTGATCTCCTTTCccatcctaaaaaaaaatcataattacaAACCCCTTTTCCCTGACAAACATCTGCCAACCCTGAGTTGTCTGGAAACTACAGGGGAggggttaatttttttttttttaatatagatattttttttttctttgtaatccATCTGATGAAGTTTTTTCCATCCCTGGCAATCAGATGGCAAAGCCCTTTTCCAAGGGAGCAGGCACATCCAAGGAGGTGCTCGGCGGCAGACGGACAGACTCCCTAAATGCTACCCCTCTGAATGGAAGCCCTTCATTTGTGCATATGCAATTAAGCAGCCTTAGAAGGAAGAAAGCTCCAAACGGGATAAAAGGAACCTTTAATCAAGAAGCTGAACGGTCTAATTCAGGATAATAGAGGGGTCCTTACTGTTTGACACAGGAGGGGTGGGGGTGCTTTTTGTCTCCGGGAGCGTTGGCTTCATGATCTAACGACCCGGAGCAAAAGAGCAGGAATGCAGGACACTGCTACTTGACCTCCCCGTGTCACGTCCCGCGGGCTGGACCAGGGCTCTCCCAACTGCTGGGGAAGCAAAGACAGGAGTTTCTGTCACTTAGCAGGGATACGTGAATTGGTCGTTCCCGACGCGAGGCTCACgggatgtttttttttttcaacaggaATGCCACAGAGTTTCAGCTCCTGCGTTGCAGGAAGCTGGGGATGGTTTGCTTTTAATCCATCCTTTTAATAACAGTTGCTAATTTTAATGTTGGGCTTGAgctttgaaagaagaaaacacatgaAAGAAGGAaggtggggagagaggggagccTTAAGAATGCTTGGCTTTgaaattctatttatttatttttcaaataagatATTTGACCAGAAATCATGGtgctttctaattttctttatgGCTGGGGGTATCCACTGCCACTGTGTATAATCTTCTCACTGTGGGAGCTGTTGTCACCTCTGaggagcacagccctgctccctctgtcccatcacatccctgcagccctggggatgcTTTCGTGTCGCTGGACCTCAGCAGCCCTGAGGTTCTCCTGGAGAGGAACATCCTAGGAGGGAGAAATTGGAAATGTCCTGGTTAAAAGAACTGGCGAAGCGTCCTTTGCTTTTtaccttttgattttttttttaactgtgttttAATTCCCTTTACCACAGATACTACTTCAAAAAAGCGAGCGACGAGTTCGACTGCGGCGCGGTGTTTGAAGAGATTTGGGAAGATGAAACCATCCTGCCCATGTACGAAGGAAGGATCCTGGGGAAAGTAGAAAGGATTGATTGATGGCATCTGTGTGTTTCTTAAGAAAAGTTAAGCTAGAAAAAGTCTTTGGACACACAACAGTAGTGATGacaaggaaagaacaaaaaaaaaaaactctgaagGAAAAGTTTTGAaccaatgaagaaaaaaaggtgaagtCTATGAAGACTTTGCTGAATTAgccttagaggaaaaaaaaatggcatttattATTCATGAGTTGGGTACTGAGATGATAAAAACCCCGGACTATTTATTAGAAACATGACCACTGTTGGCTATCGGAGATGCAGACCGTGTTTGAGAGACTTCCATACATAATATATGATTTCCTGGGGATCTGAAATCTATGGACTAAGAGAAACTGTGTATAGCTTACCTTAACAGTAATCCTTATTGATATTTATTGAACAGTCTGTTTTCCCTTAAGTCCAGTTTTTGGATATGCTGCTTTAACAATGGAGaagagaggggctgggaaggggggggcGAGGGGAGGaaggattattttatttttttaacattgttCCCACTATCTAAAATTCAGGAGTTTGGCAAGGAGCACATTCGtgatgattctttttttttttttgaagggggaggagggaaggagtgaCGTGATGCCCAGTATTTCTCCGAGTGAAGATAAAacttttctaaagaaataataataataataataattaataataataataataataaaaagccGAAATAAAAATGCTGTCCTACCATTCATCTAGAGACCGGTGCATTTTAATCTATGCTGCTCTAATTTGAAATAAAGGTCTTAAGTGTTAACTCTGTTAGAGGCAATACAACAAACAGGAACTTGTTATTTTGTCCATGGATTTCGGCGGGGCCAGgattttgctttgctgctgtCACTGGTGTCCAGCGCCTCTCAGTCGAGGCAAGGTAGAGCAAAACCCCGAGCCTGGGAGAGCTGTAGAAGGAGCCATCCCGTTCCCATTCCCGTGTCTAGCACACCAAAAGGTTTAAACCCCTGTGTGTATCCCACAGAGCTAATTTTTTTAGCCGTTCGATGTTAGCACTGCTTGTGTTTCAACGCGGTGCAGCTACAACGGGGGTGTACTTTCAGCTTCTGAGTCGTtgtgtgtggtgggtttttttggttgggttggtttttgcCTTGCCTTCACACCCACCTGAGGCCGTGGGAGATGTGGATGAAGCTCCGTGTGTGTGcctggggtgggttttgggacagagagagagagagagaggggccCTTTCCCGAGAAAGACCTTGCATTTCGACAGTTGGGTTTTGTGTTGATTAAGTTAATCTGTGCATTCTGTTTGCCATTGCTACTTTGTGTAAGTCTGTATATATTGTAGAAAATGTATGGTGAAAATATTAATACACTATCTctagtgtttttaaaatttaatcagTACAGTACCTGTGCCTGCATGGTGTAACAGGCCATGCGTCGCCCTATATTCAGGGTTCAAGCTTTCCCTTGTTTGTTTAAGGGgtttatgtataaatatattttatgccTTTTATTACAAGTCCTGTACTCATGACTTTTGCCATGGCATTTTGTTCTACTTATACTGTAAATTATGCATTATAAAgagtttcatttaaaaaaaaaaaattacttggtACAATAATTATTGTAATTAAGAGATGTAGcctttattaaaattttatatttttcaaattaatattgtcttgacttttttttcacccttaatgccttaaaatgtttttttttttctcatgtatgGTGGTagctggaaagagctgctgagctctgccctggcctctccctGCCTTGACAGGGGCTGTTCCTGCTGGGAAGCTGTTGCAACTGGGGGAGGCAAGGCTGGAACTGCTCTTCAGTGTGAGAATTAAGTAATTTACAGCTCCTTCAGGTAGCTCACCTACAAATTTAGCCTGGCCTTAGTGCCAAGACTGCACTGCCAAGCTCACCTGATGGAGCCAAGGGGTGACTTCCAAAGGGATGTGATTGTCCCCAGGCTGGAGCTCTTCTCATGGCACATCAGAGGGCTTTGGTCTTGGGGATGGTCGCAGCCTTTCCCAGGTGTGATTGAGCCAGGACTGCCCACCTTCATCTCCTGCAAGAGTAAACCCAGCCTTGTAAATCCTGAGCAGAACCCAGCTCTGTAAAGCCTTGGCTCCCATGGTGGGGTTGGCCCAGATGGAACTGGGGAGAGATTTGCTGGAAGCGGCTGAGCGGGACGAACCGAGGGAGCTCCTCCCTGTGTGCCTTCCCCCTCGCCTGTATTTATGGTACAAAACCTATTTTATAGCTGAACGAGCTTAATTTGTTCCTGAGGGAAGCTGCCCATACCAGGGATGGATTTGTCTCCCAGCTGTCGCCCAGACCTTCCCCGGCTCAAGCGAGTAACGCTGGGAAAGCAATTGTGGAGCTGCTTTTGGTCTGTCCTGTTGGCAACCAGAGCCAGCCCTTTGCTTCTGCTACACCAATGGcactaggggtttttttttttcctttttttttttttttcctctccccaccctattttttttctatgaggTTTTAAATTATCTGGgttattttgtgtgtttgagaagacttcatttaaaacatcagtaaAACTTGTATCAAAGGGCTCAACTTCACACCGAGTACACAGAGCTCGGGACTGAATCCTGCAGTTCAAGGGAGCTGCAGGCAGTTTTACACATTTAAATGGATGGTgccttgttttaaaaaaaccatcTGAAGTTCATGGGGTTCATCTTAATTGATAAGCTGGACATAACGGATGGGTGTAGGGAGACTTCAACAACATAAGggaagaaagatatttttttcccttctctctctctttttttagtCTACCATCAAAGGTTGGGAACTTAGCACTACACCGtagtattatttttcttctgctattAAAATGAATCACACTGTGCCTAATTCTTCTTGGGAAGATGAATGTGTTTGAGGCAGCTTGAAGCCATTCAGTGCCTCACAAGCCTTTGCATCTTTCTATCAATGTTCCAAAATACTCACCTCTGTTTTTTTGGATGTCTgtagaaacaaaatataaaatggcTTCAAATACATGGCAGGCTGTTTAGTGGAGATGAAAGGGTATTTGAAtagtctttttaaaatgaatgaaaagtgAATACTCTCTTCTGTTTCAATTATAAGTGGGACATGGAGCTCGTTAGACACCACCTTAATATGTGACACACTGAAAATGTTCACCTACCTTCAGTGGttcagaaacattttgttttttagCTTGTCTCGGGATAAAGATCGTGATTACAGGTCTGGCATGTTCTCTGCTAAATGGAGAGGCAGCGTGGGAAAGTTCTGCTCTTACAGCTTAAAAGTAACATCCAaccaaacctttttttttttaacagtacaGAAGATTGAGAGAGAACAAGAACCTTATTTTGACCCAagtgggtggttttttttttaagtttagcTTATCAGGTTTAACAAAAACTATGTAAAACTCCTGCTGAGAAAAgtgcccacagagctgcttgtgGTGTTGGAATGTCCTGTGTTAGGTCCTTCCAGAGGATGGACCAAAAATGTCCTTGTTTGGGTCCTTCTCCAAAAGAAGGGAGCCAAAATATCCTGGTTTGGATCCTTTTCCAGAGAAGGGACCCAAAATATCCCTGTTTGGATCCTTTTCCAGAGAAAGGATGTAAAATATCCCCATTTGGGTTGTTTTCCAGAGAAGGGACCCAAAATATCCCTGTTTGGGTCCTTTTCCAGGGAAAGGACCTAAAATGTCCTGGTTTGGGTCCTTTTCTGGAGGATGGACCCAAGACATTCCAGTGTAGGTCCTGTTCCAGAGAAGGGACCCAAAATGTGCTGCCTTGGATCCTTCCAGAAGAAAGAACCAGAACGGCCCAGTTTGGGTCCTTTACTAGAGGAAGGACCTGAAAATGTCCTGATCTGGGACCTTTTCCAGAGGATTGACCCAGAATATCCAGCCACATTTGGGTCCTTCCAGAGGAGGAACATCAACAGCAAGAAGCAAATCTGAGCAGGGCTCCAGCGCTGCCGGAAGGGCGGCCTGAGTGATCCTCAACCACTCCACACACTTAAATCACACTAATACTTAACACTTAGCGCATTTTTCGCCTTCAAAGCAGACAGGAAACACTCATTAAGCCCCACAGCACCCACGGAGGGAgggagccctgctctcctcGGCCGTAGCTGGTGGATAATTGCCGGCGTGGCCAGGGGAGCTTCAAAGCCATGTGTTGGCTCTGCAGGCTGGGTCACGGTCCAACAAAAACACCAGCCCTGGTTACTGCACAATTAAAACGCGTTGATGGACCTTTAACGGTCCTCGGGAGCACTTGGGCCTTGCAGCCTGGAGGCTGGGAATCAGGGGCATGCATTGCCCtcaggatttttttgggggggaaagaGAAACACTTTCCCAAGTGTTTCCCAGCTGGAGTTTGCTGGA harbors:
- the AXIN2 gene encoding axin-2 isoform X2; this translates as MSSAVVLAHLPDHSSSFREDAPRPPVPGEEGEAPCPQLASSFLPKSQSFKAMPVPPAPRRNENGLGEPEGSASPDSPLARWTKSLHSLLGDQDGAYLFRTFLEREKCVDTLDFWFACNGFRQMDLKDTKTLRVAKAIYKRYIENNSIVSKQLKPATKTYIRDSIKKQQIDSIMFDQAQTEIQTVMEENAYQMFLTSDIYLEYVRSGGENPAYMNSNGLGSLKVVCGYLPTLNEEEEWSCADFKNKILPSVVGLSSKTLRVTANVRATETIENGYRSFKRNDPVNPYHVNSGYVFAPATSANDSEISSDALTDDSMSMTDSSVDGIPPYRIGSKKQLQREMHRSVKANGQVSLPHFPRTHRLPKEMTPVEPAAFAAELISRLEKLKQEQETMDCLEERLQQIKEDEEKEGSELPASLQSSREMVNPQHPQHPLSLLPSGSYEEDPQAILDEHLSRVLKTPGCQSPGMGRHSPRARSPDRLPTGKLPPGTASLAACAVVGKGFITKQTTKHVHHHYIHHHTVPKTKEQIEAEAAQRVQCCCPAGGDYYCYPKCKGHPKNTDPPLPPLEPFGTGTLLKRPGRGVESVAPPAGDGGLPGPAGVQLPGGEADRAQNVWQWMLESERQNKHKPHSTQSTKKAYSSDCAKGAPGRHHPWGTGSHPRGAQPAHPFVQDPAMPPLTPPNTLAQLEEACRRLAEVSKPQKQRCSTSNQQRDRNHSAAIQGGGTPFCNASLMTEDHKEPKKLPVVHTSQSSELVVTYFFCGEEIPYRRMLKAQSLTLGHFKEQLSKKGNYRYYFKKASDEFDCGAVFEEIWEDETILPMYEGRILGKVERID
- the AXIN2 gene encoding axin-2 isoform X1, which gives rise to MSSAVVLAHLPDHSSSFREDAPRPPVPGEEGEAPCPQLASSFLPKSQSFKAMPVPPAPRRNENGLGEPEGSASPDSPLARWTKSLHSLLGDQDGAYLFRTFLEREKCVDTLDFWFACNGFRQMDLKDTKTLRVAKAIYKRYIENNSIVSKQLKPATKTYIRDSIKKQQIDSIMFDQAQTEIQTVMEENAYQMFLTSDIYLEYVRSGGENPAYMNSNGLGSLKVVCGYLPTLNEEEEWSCADFKNKILPSVVGLSSKTLRVTANVRATETIENGYRSFKRNDPVNPYHVNSGYVFAPATSANDSEISSDALTDDSMSMTDSSVDGIPPYRIGSKKQLQREMHRSVKANGQVSLPHFPRTHRLPKEMTPVEPAAFAAELISRLEKLKQEQETMDCLEERLQQIKEDEEKEGSELPASLQSSREMVNPQHPQHPLSLLPSGSYEEDPQAILDEHLSRVLKTPGCQSPGMGRHSPRARSPDRLPTGKLPPGTASLAACAVVGKGFITKQTTKHVHHHYIHHHTVPKTKEQIEAEAAQRVQCCCPAGGDYYCYPKCKGHPKNTDPPLPPLEPFGRTGTLLKRPGRGVESVAPPAGDGGLPGPAGVQLPGGEADRAQNVWQWMLESERQNKHKPHSTQSTKKAYSSDCAKGAPGRHHPWGTGSHPRGAQPAHPFVQDPAMPPLTPPNTLAQLEEACRRLAEVSKPQKQRCSTSNQQRDRNHSAAIQGGGTPFCNASLMTEDHKEPKKLPVVHTSQSSELVVTYFFCGEEIPYRRMLKAQSLTLGHFKEQLSKKGNYRYYFKKASDEFDCGAVFEEIWEDETILPMYEGRILGKVERID